The sequence ACCTTCTTTTATTTCTCCCCCAAATGGATCCATTTCCCATTTTTCAGGATCACTCACTTCAACTGTATCAATATGAGAATCAAATAAAATTTTCTTTTCTCCGTTACCAATAACTCCTATCACATTTCCAAGATCATCAAATATCACTTTATCGTAGCCTAATTTTTCCATTTTTTCTTTTATAAAAAAAGCTAATTCTTTTTCATGACCTGTATAACTTTTTATTTTAATAATATCTTGAGTAAATTTTATCAAATCTTTTTCCAATTTATTCATTAACTTTTCTATTTTATTTTTCACTCTGATCTCTCCTTCTCTCTATTTATTAGAACACATTCCATTCCATACAACATTTTTATATCCTTCTAAATCTGTATCTCCCTCTGTACTTATGCATAAAACTTTTGAATTTTCATCAAGTTTTAATTCATTTAAAAATTCTTTATACTCTTCTTTATTATCTGATAACACTGTAAATAAACCTAATCCAACTGATCCTGATTCTCCTGAAATAACTCTTTTGTCATTTCCTAATGGACTAGATAATACTCTCATTCCTCTTGCTGAAATACTATCTTCACAAGAAACTGAAAAATCTGAATTATCTCTTAATATTTTCCAACTTATTGTATTAGGTTCACCACATGCAAGACCTGCCATTATTGTTTTTAAATCTCCAGTTACATTATGAGGATTACCATCATTAGCTTCCATTGATTTATATATACAATTTGCTCCATGAGGTTCACATATTACTGTAATTGGTCTATCTTCTCCATATAAATGAGCTAAATATCCTTGAATAGCTCCTGCAAAAGATCCTACCCCAGCTTGTAAAAATACATGAGTTGGTTTATCTCCATCTAATTGTTCTATTATTTCATTTATAATAGTTGTATACCCTTGCATTATCCACAATGGAATTTCTTCATATCCGTCCCAAGCTGTATCTTGAACCATAACTCCACCAGTAGATAAAGCTTTATCATTTGCAAGTCTTACTGCATCATCATAATTTAACTCTGTTATTGTTGCTTCTGCACCTTCTTTTCTAATATTTTCAAGTCTCATAATAGCCGATCCTTTTGGCATATAAACAATTGATCTTTGTTTTAATTTATTTGCCATCCAAGCTATTCCTCTTCCGTGATTTCCATCAGTTGCAGTGACAAAAGTAATTTCTCCAAGTTGATTTTTTATCTCCTCAGAAACTAATACATTAAACGGAAGCTCTGCCATAGGTCTATTTAATCTTTCACTTAAATATTTTCCCATTGCATAAGATCCTCCTAAAACTTTAAAAGCATTTAGTCCAAATCTTTTTGATTCATCTTTTAACCAAACTTTTTTAACCCCATAATATTTAGCTAGACTCTCTAAATCAACTAAAGGAGTTGGCTTATAGTTAGGTAAAGTCTTATGAAAATCATACACTTCACTTATGACTTCATCTTCAAAACCAAATAAAGCTTCCTTTTTATAATTTTTATCTCTACTCTTTTCATTTTTTATCCATTTTAATAATTCCATAATTATCAAAACCTCCTTAACTTTTTCGTTACACACTTATACTAAGCAATTTATATGCCATCTATATAAAAGCATTTCCTTGATCTTTAACTGAACTTTATAAGCCATTACAAACCACTTAATTTTCTTATTATTCTATCAAAATGATAATTGACTATCATTTTGATAATTTTGGCGTTACCCCTCTATTTTATTACATATTCTCTGAATTTTAAACATTTTTTCTTGATTTTTCTTTATCATTTTGATAATTTGTTGTATAATAATTTTATAAAATAAACTAGGAGACAATATGGAACTATTAAATAATGCAATTGATGATATCAAAAAATATGCTGAAACTATATCTCAAGTTATAAATATTGATGTAGAAATTATGAGTAGAGACTTAGTTAGAATAGCTGCCACAGGGGTTTTGAAAAATAAAGTTGGCCTAAATATGAGCTCTGAAGCTCATGTTTATAAGATGGTCTTAAAAACAGGAGAAACTAAAATAATTACTTCCCCAAGGCAAGACCCTATTTGTGAAACCTGTCCTTCTAAAAACACTTGTTCTGAAAAGCTTGAAATATCAACACCTATAATGTATAAAAATACTCCCATTGGAGTTATTGGACTTATTTGCTTTGAAGAAGAGCAAAAAAAACAATTCATGCAAAAGAAGACCTCTTATATTAAATTTTTAATACAAATGGCCTCTTTTATTTCTTCTAAAATTTACGAAGTTAACAAAAATAAAGAAATTGAATATAACAATAAAATTCTAGCTAATATAATAGATAGAATTCCGGATTCTATTATCCTTACAAATGATGATGATAAAATTGAACTTATTAATGAACCTGGAAAAGAACTTTTCGATTCTGAAGCTCACTCTAAATTAAAATCAGATAATATTATCCCTTTATTTGACAAAAAAGAATTTAATTTAATCTCTCAAAATAGAAATCATATTGTTGTAGGAGATATTATTAAATTTCCTACTGATTATGGAAAATCAAAAACTTTATATATTTTTCAAGAATCAAATAAATTTATGACATATATCAATAATTTAAAAAGTAACCTAAATAATAATTTTATTTTTTCTTCTAATGAAATGAGCACTGTTTATTCTAAAATTTCTAAAATAACAAAAACAGATACTACAACTTTATTAACAGGAGAAAGCGGAGTAGGAAAAGAAGTTATCGCTAAATTAATACATTCTAGCAGCAACCGAACTAATGAACCTTTTATTGCTGTTAATTGTGGCGCTATTCCTGAATCTTTAATTGAAAGTGAATTTTTTGGTTATGTTAAAGGAGCTTTTACTGGAGCCAATCCAAAAGGTAAAATAGGTTTTTTTGAACAAGCAAATAACGGAACTATATTTTTAGATGAAATAGGAGATATGCCTTTAAATTTACAAGTTAAATTGCTTAGAGTTCTACAAGAAAAAGTAATCTCTCCGATTGGTTCTAATCATCCTAAGAATATAAATATAAGAATTATTGCTGCAACTAATAAAAACTTAGAAGAACTGGTTAGAAAACATGAATTTAGAGAAGATTTATATTATCGGTTAAATGTTTTCCCTATTTTTATACCTCCTCTTAGAGAAAGGCCCAAAGATATTAAAGATTTAACTATTTTCTTTGTTAAAAAATATTGTGAAGATTCTGGAATTTTAGAAAAAACTATTTCCAAAGAAGTAATAAATATATTTTTAAAATATAATTGGCCAGGAAATATTAGAGAATTAAAAAATATTATAGAATATTCTTTAACTATATCTGATTCTTTTGACCACACTATTACTCCAAAAGATTTACCGCCTAAATTAATTTATTCAATTAATAATAATTCTATTAAAACTCTCGCAGAAATAGAAAAAGATGCTATTTCAAATTTATTAATAAAGTATGGAAATTCCTCTAAAAACAAAGAAGAAATTGCAAATATTTTAGGAATTGGTATTGCAACTTTATATAGAAAAATAAAGCAATATAATTTAAAATAAAACATTTTATTTCAAATAAAACTATTTTAATTTAAATACTCTTAAACTAGTTACCTTGGCAACATATAAATTTTTTAAATTCCATTTGACAAACGCATCAAAATAATATATACTTGTACACATATTAAGAAGAACGGAGGAGACATATGAAAAAATCTATTATTTTAACCACTATAAATAACAATAATAATAATGGCAATATGTCGGGATTTGATCTTACTTAATGTTTCATAACATTTTAAGGGCAAATCCATTTTATCTTGTTTAATTTAAGATTAAGATTTGTGCCCTGATTATTCGTTAATTCAAACCATTTGGGTGCTAAACTCAAATGGTTTTTTTATTTAAATTTTAAAAGGAGTGATAATTATGAAAAAATGTATTATACCGATAGGATATGAAAACAAGTTGAGTTTATTTGAAACTGAAGTTAGTATTAAAAAAGTTAAAGATTTCTTCCAACAATCTTTAGCCTATGAATTAAATTTAACTAGAATATCTGCACCTTTATTTGTAAGTGAAGCTTCTGGACTTAATGATGACTTAAACGGTTATGAAAGGGCTGTAGCCTTTGATATTAAAACTGTTCCTGGAAATTTTGCTGTAATTCATTCATTAGCAAAATGGAAAAGAATGGCATTAAAAAAATATGAATTTCCTATGCATGCAGGTCTTTACGCCGATATGAATGCTATCAGAAGAGATGAAGATGAGTTAGACCCTTTACATTCTATATATGTTGATCAATGGGATTGGGAACTTATTATAAAAAAAGAAGAAAGAAATATGCATTTTTTAAAGAAAACTGTAAAAAATATTTTCAGAGCTCTTCAAAAAACCGAAGAATATATTAATAGAGAATACCCTCTTTTAAATAAAAAATTACCAGAAGATATTTTCTTCATAACTTCTCAAGAGTTAGAAGATATTTATCCTAGTTTAACTCCAAAAGAAAGAGAAGATGCCATTGCTAAAAAATATAAAGCGGTATTCATCTCTCAAATAGGAAAAGCTTTAAAATCTGGTGAAAAACATGATGGTAGAGCACCTGATTATGATGATTGGGATTTAAATGGAGATTTACTAGTATGGTATGAACCATTAGAAAAAGCTATAGAATTAACTTCTATGGGAATTAGGGTTAGTGAAGAATCTCTTGCTAAACAACTTGAAATTGCTGGAGCTACTGAAAGAAAGGAACTTCCTTTCCATAAAGCTTTACTAAATAAAGAACTACCTTATACAATAGGTGGAGGAATAGGACAATCTAGAATTTGTTTATTTTTCTTAGAAAAAATTCATATTGGAGAAGTACAGGCTTCTATCTGGCCAAAAGAAATGATTAAACATTATGAAAAACATGGAATTAAATTTTTATAATTTCATATTTTAATAAATTAACTTTTATCTATTATTATTTACTTTTAGGAGGTATTTTTAAATGAATAACATGCTAGAAATTTTTGGAACAAACCATTTTTCTGAAATAGAGTTAAAAAGTAGAATCCCTGGTTCTATTTTTAAAGAATTTAAAGCTGTTCAAAGCGGAAAAAAAGAACTATCTATTTCTGTTGCTGAAGTAATTGCCAATGCTGCTAAAAACTGGGCTACTGAAAAAGGTGCTACTCATTTCACTCACTGGTTTCAACCATTAACTGAGCTTACTGCAGAAAAACATGAATCTTTTATTTCTGTTTCTTCTGATGGTAGTATACTTTCTCAATTTTCTGGAAAAGAATTAAT is a genomic window of Fusobacterium sp. JB019 containing:
- a CDS encoding sigma 54-interacting transcriptional regulator, encoding MELLNNAIDDIKKYAETISQVINIDVEIMSRDLVRIAATGVLKNKVGLNMSSEAHVYKMVLKTGETKIITSPRQDPICETCPSKNTCSEKLEISTPIMYKNTPIGVIGLICFEEEQKKQFMQKKTSYIKFLIQMASFISSKIYEVNKNKEIEYNNKILANIIDRIPDSIILTNDDDKIELINEPGKELFDSEAHSKLKSDNIIPLFDKKEFNLISQNRNHIVVGDIIKFPTDYGKSKTLYIFQESNKFMTYINNLKSNLNNNFIFSSNEMSTVYSKISKITKTDTTTLLTGESGVGKEVIAKLIHSSSNRTNEPFIAVNCGAIPESLIESEFFGYVKGAFTGANPKGKIGFFEQANNGTIFLDEIGDMPLNLQVKLLRVLQEKVISPIGSNHPKNINIRIIAATNKNLEELVRKHEFREDLYYRLNVFPIFIPPLRERPKDIKDLTIFFVKKYCEDSGILEKTISKEVINIFLKYNWPGNIRELKNIIEYSLTISDSFDHTITPKDLPPKLIYSINNNSIKTLAEIEKDAISNLLIKYGNSSKNKEEIANILGIGIATLYRKIKQYNLK
- the asnA gene encoding aspartate--ammonia ligase; protein product: MGYENKLSLFETEVSIKKVKDFFQQSLAYELNLTRISAPLFVSEASGLNDDLNGYERAVAFDIKTVPGNFAVIHSLAKWKRMALKKYEFPMHAGLYADMNAIRRDEDELDPLHSIYVDQWDWELIIKKEERNMHFLKKTVKNIFRALQKTEEYINREYPLLNKKLPEDIFFITSQELEDIYPSLTPKEREDAIAKKYKAVFISQIGKALKSGEKHDGRAPDYDDWDLNGDLLVWYEPLEKAIELTSMGIRVSEESLAKQLEIAGATERKELPFHKALLNKELPYTIGGGIGQSRICLFFLEKIHIGEVQASIWPKEMIKHYEKHGIKFL
- a CDS encoding glutamine synthetase III; translation: MNNMLEIFGTNHFSEIELKSRIPGSIFKEFKAVQSGKKELSISVAEVIANAAKNWATEKGATHFTHWFQPLTELTAEKHESFISVSSDGSILSQFSGKELIRGEADTSSFPNGGLRSTFEARGYTAWDLSSPMFLRGPEKAKTLFIPTAFVGY
- the dpaL gene encoding diaminopropionate ammonia-lyase, whose translation is MELLKWIKNEKSRDKNYKKEALFGFEDEVISEVYDFHKTLPNYKPTPLVDLESLAKYYGVKKVWLKDESKRFGLNAFKVLGGSYAMGKYLSERLNRPMAELPFNVLVSEEIKNQLGEITFVTATDGNHGRGIAWMANKLKQRSIVYMPKGSAIMRLENIRKEGAEATITELNYDDAVRLANDKALSTGGVMVQDTAWDGYEEIPLWIMQGYTTIINEIIEQLDGDKPTHVFLQAGVGSFAGAIQGYLAHLYGEDRPITVICEPHGANCIYKSMEANDGNPHNVTGDLKTIMAGLACGEPNTISWKILRDNSDFSVSCEDSISARGMRVLSSPLGNDKRVISGESGSVGLGLFTVLSDNKEEYKEFLNELKLDENSKVLCISTEGDTDLEGYKNVVWNGMCSNK